The following nucleotide sequence is from Apodemus sylvaticus chromosome 2, mApoSyl1.1, whole genome shotgun sequence.
CATCcacctgttttatttttatttttatttttttttgttctcccATCTTCTGGgattctcaaaagacaaaaggaagCCATTCTCGCTCCTAGTTTCTTCATGTCATAGACATGCTGTGGAAACCCTCTCCCTCCTGTCATAGCAGACTCATTCCTGTGGTACTGCTGCCAGGCgggtggggagaagagagggagctgGTGGAGACGTGGGTGGGAACTTGTCATTTGTCTAACTGCACAGGGAAATAAATGCTTCTCTTGAAGTCCCTGTCGGTGGGGTGGAAGCTTTTGATTTTGACAGGCAGTGAATAATTACATTTCCCTgtaagaaggaaatgaataataCAGAGATGGGGCTCAACAAGGGCAAGGCACAGAGTAGGGAGTCTCCATTATCAGTTCAATGAGCGGCCATGATTTAGTGCTGCAGAAGTCTTAGTGAGTGTGTGGTTGAGTTTGACTTGCAAGAGGGAAGACCAATCTCACTTTCATCTTATTTTCACTAAATCTTCTGAAACAGACAAAATTTATAGCGTTGACAGGGCCaatctctgtgatttttttttttttttttttttttggttcatatGCTTTTATTTATCCATGATTTCCAAGACACTGGGCTTCCCATTCTCACTTCTCATcaatccctttcctttctttagaAGGGGGTTGTGTATGAGACTGGTGAAGCCCAGTGAGGCTAAGTAAAGGGACAAGATGGGGCAGTTCACTAAAGAGCACTTTATTTCTTTGTAAGGAAAATAAAAGGGAGTATAAGAAAAAGAAGTGTCCTCCAGAACAATGTGTGATGAACTGGAGAGCATCTGGTGGGGCCaatgtatgatgcaatatttcccACCAGGGAAGGAGTGTTTCCCTAGAGGTGGCACATACTTTTGCCTGGTGCCCTCCTAGACATCTCTTGCTATTCCTTCTGTTCAGGTGTATTCTACACAGCTTCCCTTTGGTTTCCTCAAGGTCTTGCCCTTGCAGAGTGCCACTTCTTTTTCTACACACCTTTCCTGGTCAGATCTCTCTGAGGATGGGGAGCGTAGGCTGAGTCATACTCCCAGGAGCCCCTGGTTTCTCCCTGTCTCCAGAACCAGTCTCTCTGGTGGGCGGCTGGAGACTGGAGGGTGGCTTTAGGCCCCCTGAGGTCTGGTTCCCCAGGGTCAGGCTTGCAGAATGGGGCAGTTCAAACCTGACCCcctttgggcctcagtttcccatgtCCTCCGTGACATGGGACAAGAActacttttattttgttggtcCGGTGTTGCTGGACATGAAGTATAGTCTTTGCTGTTGTCTTGGGTGATGTGTGCACAGTCGCAGGGGTCACTGCCTATAGAGGAAATAGGGGCAACAGGGGAGGAGCGGGACAAAGGAGAAGCCATTTGTGTTGATCCACCTATCCTAGGCTTCCTCTCCTCAACCCCATGTTTCTGGTTTGGTGAGTTCTTTATACCACCCATAATGCTTTGCATTGGTTGCAGGCTGGGAAGGGGGTGTATAGGCTCACaacttgtttgggttttttgttttgttttgtttttgtttttttgcatgctttcttaataaaaaaagaaagaaaagaacgtTTCTAGTTTTTAATCTTCTTGGCacttctctctagtttctttttgccAGGTTGGGAGAAGATAAATGAAGTGGTGTTCTTGTTGGCATCCTGTCACCCCCTGTCTCggttagggtttactgctgtgaagaggcactaTGACCGTAGCAACTCTTATAACGGAAAACATGTAACTGGGGCAGGTTTAattttcagagattcagtccgtTATCGCCATGGCAGGGAGCACAGCAGacccagtgctggagaaggaatcAGGGTTCTACTTCTTGGTCCTCCTTCATGCATCAAGGAGAAGACTGTGTTTCACACAGGGGTAGCCTGAGCACTTAGGTCCTCAAAGCCCTGCCtttacagtgacacacctccaacaaggccacacctcctaatagtgccactccctatagcCAAGCATCCAAATGCTTTAGTCTATGGGGGCCAATTGTATTCAGAGTACACCTGCTCACCCATCCCTACCACTGGGTTTACTTAGCTTGTAAGtgatggaaaaaaaagaattagatacAATTGTAACATTTTGTGTTTAAAATGCTACTAAGTGTAGTGAATTTTGTTGGAAGGTTGGTGGGTAGAGCAGGCCCATCTTGTTTTCATGTTAAAGAATAGAcacaaagtcccacccctaactaagaagctatttgtaattgatacctgctgaaaaggggaaaaaaatcacttttctccaatggagtgctACTGGGTATATAAACGACACTCCAGGGCAGTCTCTATGCCCAGGAGTTTTGTGTTGGTCAACACAAAACAgatgtcagggctggagagatggctcagcaggcaagaacactgactgttcttccaaaggttcaaatcccagcagccacgtggtagctcacaaccatccatatagagatctgatgccctcttttggtgtgtctgaacacagctacttagatataaataaatcttttttttattcgatatattttttatttacatttcaaatgatttccccttttctagacctccactccccgaaagtcccatcagcccccttcactccccctgttttcccacccaacccttcccacttccctgttctggttttgctctatactgcttcactgagtctttccagaacaaggggtaaataaatctttaaataaaagatttcatgactttttaaattttgattttgttttttgctttttaatatatGCCTTTTGCTTTTGTATATTTCTGGCACATTAATTTTTTGatttgtgtattttaatttttgtcttttgcatttttattttttgagagaaaacataaAGTTGGGGAGGAGCTTAGAATTATGAGAAGAGAGagactatgatcaaaatatattgtctaacttttatttcatttttaaaacgtTTTGTGTATATTATCTAATTAAAAGATTCAGGACAGTACACTGTAGGGGAGAGGTTGGGCCCTTACCTCAGACCTTCTAGAGATGAGAGTGTAGAACTGGTAAAGGCATTCATCAGTTTTAAAATCTGGGGTCCGATTATAAAGCTCTGCTCAGAGCATAATCCCAAAGTAAGGAGAGCTCTGGGAAGAAATCAGCTATTGCCATAGTCACCGTTCTTTCAGGCTTCATGTCCTGCCAAGACTTTTCACTCTGCTGCCCTTCACATAACCCAGGGATGGACAGGCTTACATTCTTGCCATAGTAGATCTGTAGTCACTCACCATTTTCTGCCTACTGGGTTTGCAGTGCTCCCCTGCTGTGCTCCCGAGTACCAGAAAAGACCCCAGGTAGCGAAATGGCTCTGTTGTTATGAACacttcttgctcttgcagaggaccaggtttgGGTTCCCATCACCCATCAGTAACTCCGgttctaagggatctgacaccttctgacctccaatggcagcaggcatgcacggggtgcacagacacacacgtggGCAAAATggttatacacataaaatttaaggatgaagagaagagaatCTCTGATATTGTAGATGAAAGCATTTATTCATAGGGAATATATAAACAGCTCATACTGGAAAGGCAGAACTTCAGTCTTATGCCCAGAATTACCTTGTAACAAACAAGATCGTTTAGTGATTTGAAATTTCTACATAATTGTTCATACAACAGTTGTGGCCTAAGGCCCTTCTCTCAACAACCGAATAAATGTATCACAAGACTAAACTGCATTCCATCCTCTGTCTTTGTAGATCAACTCATTCATCTTAGATATGCCTATTTGTACAAACCAGCTTGACGTTTCAGTGATTTAACACATGGAAGTACACACATAAGATTATAGTGGGAGctgctgcctttctttttttaaactaaagGTTGAGTGTAGTATTTTGCATAGCAGCTAAGATATAGAATCTGCTTAGGCATTGGGGAGATAATGGCCATtgctacacatgcatgcatgcacacacacacacacacacacacacacacacacacacacacacacacgtacacaaacacatgcacacgtgcattcATACACAATGCAGTGTTATTCAGCCATAACAGTGAGTGAAATACTGGTATTAGCAACAAGGGACAGAACTGGAGGACATTATGTGAGCAGACACAGGAGTACCACATAGTCTCATATATGAGGACCAGAAATATCACACCTGAGCAGGCTTGGGAGCAGCTTAGTTGGTAGGGTACTTAATCACTATgcatgaagacctgggtttgattcccagcaccacataagaCTGGGCATAGTGTGCCATGCCTATAAGCCCAGcccatgggaggtagaggcagaaggatttgaATTTCAAACTCATTTTTGGTTGCAtagtgattttgaggccagtGTGAGATTCTTcagcctttttgttgttgttgttgttgtttttaaatcaacCAGTAAGTAGAACAATGATTAGGAAGAGTCTGGGGATGAAAGTGTGAATGTTGTGTGCAAGTATAGATCAGTCGTGTTGAACCTTATTAATATGTACAATCAATATATGTTAGTAGAAGAAATGAGAGGACAGAAGAAACACTATATGTTACTGAAATCCATTGACAAGGAAAATTGTGTAGTCAGCTGGGCGGGGTAGTGTGCTCAGTTCCGGTACTATGATAAGAgacctgtgagtttgaggccagactgtgCTACGCTGAGACCCTGGCACAAAGGCAGGCAAAACCtgacaacaaaaggaagagaaaaatggtcATGAACAGGTTTAAAAATGATACCAGTCAACACTGAGATGCTGgatgaaaaaatgaaaaggtaAAGCAGGTAAaatctttcttttactttcaaatgtatttatgtatgtgagcacatggttgctttcttcagacatgccagaagagggcatcatatcccattacagatggttgtgagacaccatgtggttgctgggaattgaatgcaaggacctctggaagagcagtcagtgctcttaactgctgagccatctctccagcccccaataaaATCTTTCAAAACAGTCTTTTCTTCATATCTACAAAGATCAGCAGTGTAAGTACATGTCTTAGGCACATCATGGTAAATATCAGGAGAAACAGCCAAAATTCTTGCAAAGGTTATCTCTTGGAAGTTGGAAGAGACTGGAACTACTGAACACTGGAGAAATGGCCCTTTTGTATTTCATCAATTAGTTCTTTTATAATTGGGTGCATACAGTACTTTATATTACCATGGTCCAGACAAacattaatttgaaaaaaatccaaaagagagTATGCCTGACTCCTTTGCATGTCAGACACCTAGACTCCCATTTAAAATCTTTTGATATTGCTGTCAGAGTGTGCAGTGATCCTGGAGTGAACGGAAGAACTGTGGTTCCACCcaccatcccattcctccttctgtCTGACATGAGtttggggagaaaggaaagatgtGTTTAGAATACTGTTATATTCTATGTAAGGCACAAAATCTAATGTAAAAAGCTGAAGAAGCTGGGGCCAGGTTCATGCTGCACACTCCTAACACTAGCAGGAGATGGCAAGACCCTGtgtggaaaacagaaagaaggtaTTCAGGAGCTTAAAgactcctgggaggcagaggcaggttgatctctgagcttgaggccagcttggtatacagaatgagtttcaggacagccagggctactgcCTTGAAAACCCAGtgaaccatccaaccaaccaaccaaccaaccaaccaaccaaccaaccaaccaaccaatcaactaaccaaccaacacaaaaagccaaaccaacaaacaaataagaaatgggACATAGACTGAACACGCAGAATACACAGGGAAGAGAGAGCTCAGAGCCACAACTTCCAAATCACTCCAGGAATAGGAGAGTGTCTGTGTTATCTGTGCTCACTCAGGGGTAATCATGAACACTGGAATTATCTCAGGACGCTTCTCGTAGGCAGCATTTGGCACCGTGTTCTGTCCAAGTCTAACTCATCACTCCTTGCTTTTATAGACCTTTTCTTACTGTCTCTCTTTCCCCACTTAAAAATCACTTGtcactaccaaaaaaaaaaaaactgtgcaaTAAGTGAATATCTTTCACTCAGGACAATAAGAGCAGCCTTCCACGCAAACTAGAAGTTTCGATGATGCTAAGGAAAAAAGGATTAATACTGGAAGCAGATGAGAAAGTTATTCACTGAACATGGCTTAGTCAGGGATGGGAACAGATTAAGCCAAATGAGGTAAAACTTAACACTAATGGAAACAAGAAGGCCTGTTAAAACACTGGTCCCCATGGGCCAGAGATTCTGAGTCAACACATCTGGGATGGGGCTTGAAGTTTTTCATCTTTAATGTTTTCAAATGAGGCTGATGTTAATAAGAGACCTTTCTCTGAGAGTCACCAGATTGTCTAAAGTGTCCCGCTCACACATCATCCATCACCAGTGTTCACCTGGGAACATCTTAGGTCCCGAGCGCCACATCTTCACACATCTGTACTCATATTTCTTTTTGAAGAGACTTTGTCCTGGGTACAGCTGGTAGAGTGTGTGAGCTCTTCACTGAAGGCAGCTTCCAGAATGCCCTTTATGGACTGTCTTGCCTTCTTCCTAAAGTCTTTCCCCAAGAGGGCATAAAGGAAAGGGTTGAAGCAACTGTTGGCAGATGCTAAAGCGATGGACATGTGATCCCAGGACATCACAGCTTCCCCCAAGGAGCTTTGTGGATCAGTAATCAACCACAGGACTCCAACAATGTGGTATGGAGTCCAGCAGATAAAAAAGACAGTGACCACCGCCACGGCCACCCGAAAGGTCTTGTTCCGAGACTTGGTGAAGTTGGTTTTTCGCATTCTGAAGACCATGAGGCTGTAACAAGTCACCATGATGAAAAGCGGCACCAGGAAGCCCGCCACTACCCTTGTGATGGTTATTGCCATCAGAGGTGTTGGCACATGACTGTCATATGTGACTTGGTCAAAATAATCCTCCTGGGAATTGTAGGGGTATAAATGACCACTAGAAGCAGTAGGGGAATTGCTTTCTGATAGATTTAGATTGTATATGTATTCCCAATAATCAAATGGCCTGGAGGAATAAAACTTATAGCTACATACACTGTGATTGTCCACAACGAAAAGATCACGGTATACAAATACGGGTACACACATCACGAAAGCCACCACCCAGACACATCCACAGATGGCGAAGGCTGTTCTCACGTTTCGATGATTCTGGCACCAGATTGGCTTATGTACCATCAGACAGCGGTCCAGGCTAATGGCGGTAAGCAGAAAGACACTGGCAAACATGTTGAGGATAATGATGGATGGGATAAGTTTGCACAGGAACAAGCCATAGGGCCAGTATCCTCGGAGGATCAGGTGAGCTAGGGAGAAGGGCAAGGAGAGGCAACAGAGGAAATCGGCCAGGGTGAGATGGAGGAACCAGACTGTGTTCACGGTCGTCTTCATCTTGACACCAGCTACCCACAGCACCAGCCCATTGCCTGGCAGCCCCAGTAGACAAGTGAGACCAAGAATGACCATGGAGGCAATGTCTTGGGGTTGAAACAGAGGCCGTGAATGTAGGTCAGTTGAATTGGTGTCAGCAGCAAAAGACTCCATCGCTCAGTCTGTGAAATGATGAAGAAAATGTTGACTTTATAAAACTATGTACTCTTAGGAATCCTTATGTGATGGTGCACCCTCTCGAAACCAGAGGTCCCTTCACAGTGCCTCATGTGCACTCCTTCCTCAGAGTAGACACATAACAGCATTCTCCGATAGACCGTTTCTGGTCTATACTATTGATTTAAATGTGTATCTAAAAGGTAACTTCATTTAGAAGTCCAAAGCagtttcaattttccttttttgtgaCACCTCCCTACTTtctgttgtttgattttctgcagTACACTCTCTGTGCAGCGCTCTGCTATGGAGGATTCTGGCTTATCCAGTGTCTCTCAGCACAGGGTCTCTGTGTTGTCCAAGCTGGCTGACTTCCAACTGACTGTATTGTAGAACAGACTGACTTGAAGccatgattcccctgcctctgtcttctgagtgctggcccGACAGGCATTGCTATCAAGCATTGCCGTGCTATGTTCTGTTCAGTGTCTACTGAATAGGTGGCTGGGTgagaaaatagacaaaaaatGGTGGGCGGACTCTCCCTAATCTGGCGTCATCATTACACCATTACATTACAAAACTTTAGCACACCGACAATAGCATACAAAAGCTGAGAAttgcatattttcattaattaattaagtacatgtgtttgtttgtgtgtgtgcatgcacatgtgcatgcatacgtgtgcatgtatatgtgtgcatgggggtcagaggactatTTTTGGGACTCAGTTTTAGGATGCACCCACTAGCTGGCCCTCAAGGTTTCCTTCATCCATCTTtctcatgtatatatacattttagaaacaaaatttatgtgcatatgtatatttgttttgtttttcaggacaggatttctctgtgtagccttgtctgtcctagaatttgctctgtacaccaggttggCCCCAGGTtggcagagatctgcctgcctctgcctcctgagggctgggattaatgGTATGCACCCCCACGGCCCATCTGAAATTGatagtttagtgtgtgtgtgtgtgtctgtgtgtatgcgaAGCATATTTTGTTTATCAAGTAATCTAACAATAGACCTTGGATTGCTTTTCCATTTAGGGCATTTAAATAGTATATTctctgctttctattgctgtgataaaagactgaccaaaaagcaacttggagaggaaagtccaaatttcttcatattcctgGTCAGAGCCAAGGCAGGGAGGGGCCCGAaggcagaagctgaggcagaggccatagaggaatgcTGGTCACTGGGTAGCATCTCATGTCTACTCATCCTGCCTCCTTACATATCCCAGGACCCGCCCAGGGAGAACAGCAGGCTGGACCCTCCCATGTCAGTGCTAATCAGGAAAATGACCCACAGCCTCGTctacaagccaatctgatggaggcactttatcaactgaggtTCCTCTTTCCAGAAACTCTGACTTGTAGCAAGCTACGAGAAAGCCACCCAGGGTGGCAGCTGTGGACCTAGCGCATAGGACTTTCTAAACTTGCTGTTTCAGCTCAAGGCTCCACCTCACCTACATTTAATTTAAGGGAGATTTACTTTATGGAATGCCAAGTTTTTATCCAATTTCTCCCCAACTTTGGGTGCTTTTTGTTTTGAACAGTCATTCTTTTTggtctgtttgagacagggtttctctgtgtagccctagctttcTTGGAATTcaccctgtagatcaggctggcctcaaacttagggatccacctgcctctgccacccgagAGAGGatcttaaaggtgtgtgccaccatgcccggcttgaaCAACCATTCTCAATTCTCTTTTTCATGGTTTGGGATTATTTTATATTCTGCTCTTATTATTTGGCTAAAATTGCATCTCGAACCCAAACCCAGACTGGGTTTGTGATATCCTCCCTTTATTCTGAGCACTCAGAAAAGTGTATCCTTTCTTCCCACGTTTCCTCCCTTCAGATCAAGGCTGCTTTATGTTCCTAAGCCGGGCTAATGATTTCCACTTAGAAATATGCCCCTAGAACGGCTTCTTCCGTTCTCTACACTAAATTTCTACCCATTAAAATACTTACTCCTCAAGG
It contains:
- the C3ar1 gene encoding C3a anaphylatoxin chemotactic receptor; its protein translation is MESFAADTNSTDLHSRPLFQPQDIASMVILGLTCLLGLPGNGLVLWVAGVKMKTTVNTVWFLHLTLADFLCCLSLPFSLAHLILRGYWPYGLFLCKLIPSIIILNMFASVFLLTAISLDRCLMVHKPIWCQNHRNVRTAFAICGCVWVVAFVMCVPVFVYRDLFVVDNHSVCSYKFYSSRPFDYWEYIYNLNLSESNSPTASSGHLYPYNSQEDYFDQVTYDSHVPTPLMAITITRVVAGFLVPLFIMVTCYSLMVFRMRKTNFTKSRNKTFRVAVAVVTVFFICWTPYHIVGVLWLITDPQSSLGEAVMSWDHMSIALASANSCFNPFLYALLGKDFRKKARQSIKGILEAAFSEELTHSTSCTQDKVSSKRNMSTDV